The Erpetoichthys calabaricus chromosome 5, fErpCal1.3, whole genome shotgun sequence genome has a segment encoding these proteins:
- the LOC114652582 gene encoding C-type lectin domain family 6 member A-like isoform X2, with product MADEVQYASLNFLKKNQQARPCKDAAETEDVTYTKIKKAKLLESTQKVEHTDPAEERTYDAINNVESLQTDKIEPPARVVYKAFLFKLLLLLCALLMAIIIFMVVYHLHFLNHCCTDLKAQYSDFNKSYTELHSSCTEINKTNAKLSSRFAALTKQCSSNNALPQEENCLLCSNGWHLFKSKCYFFSTDKRNWIFSRNECISKGGHLVIIESEEEQRFLDLNIKKEEKYMYWIGLSYQKKENEFRWENNMRVTTIKFWGTDQPNKQSGNSISEECVLLMTDKDGIKWHDFPCENSEQMICESAAVQLHF from the exons ATGGCAGATGAGGTCCAGTATGCGTCACTGAATTTCTTAAAGAAAAACCAACAGGCAAGACCTTGCAAGGATGCAGCAG AAACAGAAGATGTCACatacaccaaaataaaaaaagcaaagcttCTGGAATCCACACAGAAAGTAGAACACACAG ATCCAGCAGAAGAGAGGACTTACGATGCAATAAATAATGTGGAATCCCTGCAAACAGACAAAATAG AGCCTCCTGCCAGAGTTGTTTATAAAGCCTTCCTGTTCAAACTGCTGcttcttctttgtgctttgttgatGGCTATCATCATCTTCATGGTTGTTTACC ATCTGCACTTCTTAAACCACTGTTGCACAGACCTGAAGGCCCAGTATTCAGATTTCAATAAGAGCTACACTGAGCTGCACTCCTCGTGTACAGAGATTAATAAGACAAATGCTAAATTGTCTTCAAGATTTGCTGCCCTTACTAAACAGTGCTCTTCAAATAATGCATTACCTCAGG AAGAAAACTGTTTATTGTGTTCAAATGGATGGCATCTGTTCAAGTCCAAGTGCTACTTCTTCTCTACTGATAAAAGAAACTGGATTTTCAGCCGTAATGAGTGCATATCCAAAGGAGGACATTTGGTGATTATAGAGTCGGAGGAGGAGCAG AGATTTTTAGACTTAAacatcaaaaaagaagaaaaatacatgTACTGGATTGGATTAAGTTATCAGAAGAAGGAAAATGAGTTTCGATGGGAGAACAACATGAGAGTCACCACAATAAA GTTCTGGGGTACAGATCAGCCAAATAAACAAAGTGGAAACTCCATTTCAGAAGAATGTGTGCTGTTAATGACAGATAAAGATGGCATCAAGTGGCATGACTTCCCCTGTGAGAATTCAGAACAAATGATTTGTGAATCAGCAGCAGTCCAACTTCACTTCTAA
- the LOC114652582 gene encoding C-type lectin domain family 6 member A-like isoform X1 encodes MADEVQYASLNFLKKNQQARPCKDAAETEDVTYTKIKKAKLLESTQKVEHTADPAEERTYDAINNVESLQTDKIEPPARVVYKAFLFKLLLLLCALLMAIIIFMVVYHLHFLNHCCTDLKAQYSDFNKSYTELHSSCTEINKTNAKLSSRFAALTKQCSSNNALPQEENCLLCSNGWHLFKSKCYFFSTDKRNWIFSRNECISKGGHLVIIESEEEQRFLDLNIKKEEKYMYWIGLSYQKKENEFRWENNMRVTTIKFWGTDQPNKQSGNSISEECVLLMTDKDGIKWHDFPCENSEQMICESAAVQLHF; translated from the exons ATGGCAGATGAGGTCCAGTATGCGTCACTGAATTTCTTAAAGAAAAACCAACAGGCAAGACCTTGCAAGGATGCAGCAG AAACAGAAGATGTCACatacaccaaaataaaaaaagcaaagcttCTGGAATCCACACAGAAAGTAGAACACACAG CAGATCCAGCAGAAGAGAGGACTTACGATGCAATAAATAATGTGGAATCCCTGCAAACAGACAAAATAG AGCCTCCTGCCAGAGTTGTTTATAAAGCCTTCCTGTTCAAACTGCTGcttcttctttgtgctttgttgatGGCTATCATCATCTTCATGGTTGTTTACC ATCTGCACTTCTTAAACCACTGTTGCACAGACCTGAAGGCCCAGTATTCAGATTTCAATAAGAGCTACACTGAGCTGCACTCCTCGTGTACAGAGATTAATAAGACAAATGCTAAATTGTCTTCAAGATTTGCTGCCCTTACTAAACAGTGCTCTTCAAATAATGCATTACCTCAGG AAGAAAACTGTTTATTGTGTTCAAATGGATGGCATCTGTTCAAGTCCAAGTGCTACTTCTTCTCTACTGATAAAAGAAACTGGATTTTCAGCCGTAATGAGTGCATATCCAAAGGAGGACATTTGGTGATTATAGAGTCGGAGGAGGAGCAG AGATTTTTAGACTTAAacatcaaaaaagaagaaaaatacatgTACTGGATTGGATTAAGTTATCAGAAGAAGGAAAATGAGTTTCGATGGGAGAACAACATGAGAGTCACCACAATAAA GTTCTGGGGTACAGATCAGCCAAATAAACAAAGTGGAAACTCCATTTCAGAAGAATGTGTGCTGTTAATGACAGATAAAGATGGCATCAAGTGGCATGACTTCCCCTGTGAGAATTCAGAACAAATGATTTGTGAATCAGCAGCAGTCCAACTTCACTTCTAA